One Ostrea edulis chromosome 2, xbOstEdul1.1, whole genome shotgun sequence genomic region harbors:
- the LOC125681869 gene encoding uncharacterized protein LOC125681869 has protein sequence MANCFIRCCRVVKHLPVRVICILVFILHTSVVDYYLVEHKGNTLLWFLVADIVIFCLFVASFIVSFQSIRQPNTDSTMEKVAGWLGVASWSIYAVIVASKSGIIFIDFADDLDESNFFGPNTLKTALALTGVVFLLQISSLHDAKPGSERRAYIDELAGTVIFDVMDCVDSMEPLFIKEDRESFPPGLVEAIVAIACLNFVIPTIPLLTLSHSKFGHAMLPRRLVMIHKILLAYIINLPLLTMRMILWHGLNHGVSIFSLKNVIVIGVITYDFYEHHEADMDEPDKPNQVKKAEETFSGEEYSLENRFNYE, from the coding sequence ATGGCAAACTGCTTCATCCGATGCTGTCGAGTGGTTAAGCACTTGCCTGTTCGTGTCATCTGTATTTTGGTTTTCATCCTTCACACCAGTGTTGTGGATTACTATCTAGTGGAACACAAGGGGAATACATTGTTATGGTTCCTCGTAGCAGATATCGTAATTTTTTGTCTATTCGTTGCATCGTTTATTGTGTCATTTCAAAGTATCAGACAACCTAATACAGATTCTACTATGGAAAAAGTGGCCGGTTGGCTCGGTGTAGCTTCATGGTCCATTTACGCTGTCATAGTGGCCAGTAAGTCTGGAATTATTTTCATTGACTTTGCAGATGACCTTGACGAAAGTAACTTTTTTGGTCCAAACACACTGAAAACTGCCTTAGCCTTAACCGGAGTAGTGTTTCTGCTTCAAATTTCATCACTTCATGACGCCAAGCCGGGTTCTGAGAGGAGGGCATACATTGACGAGTTAGCGGGTACCGTCATTTTTGACGTCATGGACTGTGTAGACAGCATGGAACCATTGTTCATCAAAGAGGATCGGGAATCTTTCCCACCAGGTCTTGTAGAAGCCATAGTTGCGATAGCGTGTTTGAATTTTGTTATACCTACAATTCCTCTTCTCACGCTTTCACACAGCAAGTTCGGCCACGCAATGCTTCCTCGTCGTCTCGTTATGATACACAAGATTCTTTTGGCATACATTATTAACCTGCCTCTTTTAAccatgagaatgattttatggCACGGGCTAAATCACGGCGTCtctatattttccttaaagAATGTAATTGTGATCGGCGTGATAACTTACGACTTTTATGAGCATCATGAAGCTGATATGGACGAACCAGATAAACCCAACCAAGTCAAAAAAGCAGAGGAAACATTTTCAGGAGAAGAGTACAGTCTTGAAAACCGTTTTAACTATGAATGA
- the LOC125681870 gene encoding uncharacterized protein LOC125681870, whose product MANCFIRCCRVVKHLPVRVICILVFILHTSVVDYYLVEHKGNTLLWFLVADIVIFCLFVASFIVSFQSIRQPNTDSTKEKVAGWLSVASWSIYAVIVASKSGIIFIDFADDLDESNFFGPNTLKTALALTGVVFLLHLSSLHDAKPGSKRRAYIDELAGTVIFDVMDCVDSMEPLFIKEDRESFPPGLVDAIVAIACLNFVIPTIPLLTLSHSKFGHAMLSRRLVMIHKILLAYIINLPLLTMRMILWHGLNHGVSIFSLKNVIVIGVLTYDFYEHHEADMDEPDKPNQVKKAEETFSGEEYSLENRFNYE is encoded by the coding sequence ATGGCAAACTGCTTCATCCGATGCTGTCGAGTGGTTAAGCACTTGCCTGTTCGTGTCATCTGTATTTTGGTTTTCATCCTTCACACCAGTGTTGTGGATTACTATCTAGTGGAACACAAGGGGAACACACTGTTATGGTTCCTCGTAGCAGATATCGTAATTTTTTGTCTATTCGTTGCATCGTTTATTGTATCATTTCAAAGTATCAGACAACCTAACACAGACTCTACAAAGGAAAAAGTGGCCGGTTGGCTCAGTGTGGCTTCATGGTCCATTTATGCTGTCATAGTGGCCAGTAAGTCTGGAATTATTTTCATTGACTTTGCAGATGACCTTGACGAAAGTAACTTTTTTGGTCCAAACACACTGAAAACTGCCTTAGCCTTAACCGGAGTAGTGTTTCtgcttcacctttcatcacttCATGACGCCAAGCCGGGTTCTAAGAGGAGAGCATACATTGACGAGTTGGcgggtacagtaatttttgacGTCATGGACTGTGTAGACAGCATGGAACCATTGTTCATCAAAGAGGACCGAGAGTCTTTCCCACCAGGTCTCGTGGATGCCATAGTTGCGATAGCGTGTTTGAATTTTGTTATACCTACAATTCCTCTTCTCACGCTTTCACACAGCAAGTTCGGCCACGCAATGCTTTCTCGTCGTCTCGTTATGATACACAAGATTCTTTTGGCATACATTATCAACCTGCCTCTTTTAAccatgagaatgattttatggCACGGGCTAAATCACGGCGTCTCTATTTTTTCCTTAAAGAATGTGATTGTGATCGGCGTGTTAACATACGACTTTTATGAGCATCATGAAGCTGATATGGACGAACCAGATAAACCCAACCAAGTCAAAAAAGCAGAGGAAACATTTTCAGGAGAAGAGTACAGTCTTGAAAACCGTTTTAATTATGAATGA